A section of the Sporichthyaceae bacterium genome encodes:
- a CDS encoding GNAT family N-acetyltransferase: MAYVLARTTRLQLRDGQAITLRPVVPDDRSLFVAAFDSLSPESRYQRFFSPLTELTPDVLAYLTEVDYRHHFAWVALTGPPRAHWLAGVARYVRRQESSTAEAAVTVLDPYQGRGLGSLLLDALVGQALEHGITRFEGDVLAENDAVRAILDRAGAHLSPDEAAVLHFELDLPGQLCTEHKGS; this comes from the coding sequence TTGGCGTACGTACTGGCGCGCACCACACGGCTACAGCTGCGCGACGGTCAGGCGATCACACTGCGACCGGTCGTCCCCGACGACCGGTCGCTGTTCGTCGCCGCATTCGACAGCCTCTCCCCGGAATCGCGCTACCAACGCTTCTTCTCCCCGCTCACCGAACTGACCCCCGACGTTCTCGCCTATCTGACTGAGGTCGACTACCGGCACCATTTCGCCTGGGTGGCCCTGACCGGGCCACCTCGGGCGCACTGGTTGGCGGGAGTGGCCCGCTACGTCCGCAGGCAGGAGTCCTCGACGGCGGAAGCGGCGGTGACGGTGCTGGACCCGTACCAGGGTCGTGGTCTGGGAAGCCTGCTGCTCGACGCACTGGTCGGGCAGGCGCTGGAACACGGGATCACCCGGTTCGAGGGTGACGTGCTCGCCGAGAACGACGCCGTCCGGGCGATACTGGACCGGGCCGGTGCCCACCTGTCACCGGACGAAGCGGCCGTACTGCACTTCGAGTTGGACCTTCCCGGGCAGTTGTGCACCGAGCACAAGGGCAGTTGA
- a CDS encoding alpha/beta fold hydrolase: protein MLAEERISWQSVGGMRIRVSLTGDHDRVATPPLLLCNGIGAPLEAWLPVRSALGDHPTIAFDAPGIGGSSLPLRPTSLARLSGTLTRVLDRLEVPTVDVLGVSWGGALAQSLAHHHPERVRRLVLCATAAGLLMVPAHPRILRRLAGTRRFGSPSYLARVAPVLYGPDVVGDDGETTETLIHFDRPPSRRGYLYQVLALRSFASALWLHNITQPTLVLRGDCDPIIPAVNGRILAGLIPHARLETVQGAGHLFLFTRSDTTCKMICEFLEAEISPAENACG from the coding sequence GTGCTCGCCGAGGAACGGATCAGCTGGCAGTCGGTGGGCGGAATGCGGATCCGGGTCTCGCTGACGGGGGACCACGACCGCGTCGCGACCCCACCGCTGCTGCTGTGCAACGGCATCGGCGCGCCCCTGGAGGCTTGGTTGCCGGTTCGTTCCGCGTTGGGCGACCATCCCACGATCGCGTTCGACGCCCCGGGGATCGGTGGTTCCTCGCTGCCGTTGCGCCCGACCTCGCTGGCTCGGCTGTCCGGGACGCTCACCCGGGTGCTCGACCGCCTCGAGGTCCCGACAGTCGACGTCCTCGGGGTTTCCTGGGGTGGGGCGCTGGCCCAGAGCCTCGCCCACCACCACCCGGAGCGGGTCCGGCGGCTCGTGCTGTGCGCCACTGCCGCCGGGCTGTTGATGGTGCCCGCTCACCCACGGATCCTGCGCCGCCTGGCCGGCACCCGGCGTTTCGGCTCGCCCTCCTACCTGGCGCGAGTGGCCCCGGTGCTCTACGGCCCGGACGTCGTCGGGGACGACGGCGAAACCACCGAGACCCTGATCCACTTCGACAGGCCGCCGTCCCGGCGGGGCTACCTCTACCAGGTCCTGGCCCTACGCAGTTTCGCCAGCGCCTTGTGGCTGCACAACATCACCCAACCCACACTCGTGCTCCGCGGCGACTGCGACCCGATCATCCCGGCCGTCAACGGGCGGATCCTCGCCGGCCTGATTCCGCACGCCCGCCTGGAAACCGTGCAGGGAGCGGGTCACCTGTTCCTGTTCACCCGCTCGGACACCACGTGCAAGATGATCTGCGAGTTCCTCGAAGCCGAAATCAGTCCCGCGGAGAACGCATGCGGGTGA
- a CDS encoding adenylate kinase → MRVIMLSPPGAGKGTQAKRLAQATGIMHISSGDLLRAEIAAQSELGRRAVGFTERGDLVPDELIFEILLPAVIEAMRSSGGYLLDGFPRTVPQALRAAELGVQFGLSSDAAVHLTAPEDVLIDRLIARAGRENRADDTLDVIKHRLTVFEQQTRPLVDYYRGRGILVEIDANRSEDEVQAELRSRLIGDS, encoded by the coding sequence ATGCGGGTGATCATGCTCTCTCCGCCGGGAGCGGGGAAAGGCACCCAGGCCAAGCGACTCGCGCAGGCGACCGGCATCATGCACATCTCGTCCGGGGACCTGCTGCGGGCCGAGATCGCCGCGCAGAGCGAACTGGGCCGGCGGGCCGTCGGCTTCACCGAACGCGGCGACCTGGTGCCCGACGAACTGATCTTCGAGATCCTCCTCCCGGCGGTGATCGAGGCGATGCGATCGAGCGGTGGTTACCTGCTCGACGGATTCCCGCGCACGGTGCCGCAGGCCCTTCGTGCGGCCGAACTCGGCGTCCAGTTCGGGCTGAGCAGCGACGCGGCGGTGCACCTGACCGCTCCGGAGGACGTGCTGATCGATCGCCTGATCGCCCGGGCCGGACGGGAGAATCGGGCCGACGACACTCTCGACGTGATCAAGCATCGGCTGACAGTCTTCGAGCAGCAGACGCGCCCGCTCGTGGACTACTACCGCGGCCGAGGAATTCTGGTGGAGATCGACGCCAACCGCTCCGAGGACGAAGTGCAAGCAGAACTGCGCAGCCGGTTGATTGGGGACAGCTGA